The Anas acuta chromosome Z, bAnaAcu1.1, whole genome shotgun sequence DNA window GAATCCCAGAATCCTACAGTCATAGAAATGTCgagtggctcaggttggaaggggccttaaagaccacctagttccactccccctgccatggccagggatgCAACTCACTGGCCTCACCCAACCTGGTGATGGGCAATGTCTGCCCACTCGCTCAGGACCCGCAGATCCATCTCCTCAGGTCCCCTGGACTTGCGCATCACCATGTTCCTTCTTCCCCACCCTCCCCCAGACCCTGCAGGGCGCGGAGCAGCAGCGCCGACCCTCCCAACATGGCCGCCCTGCCgcgcctccctccctccttccctccctccctcccgttGGGCGCCGCGCGGCGGCCGCCATTGGCCCCGTGCTgccggcgggcgggcggggcgggcggtTCAAATGGCAACGGCCGCGCCGGGCGCTGTGGCGGAGCGGTGaggcgggggccgggccgggcccggcggggtgggggggggccgggcagcAGCGCCCAGGCGCTGAGCAGGGGTCCCGGTGGGTCCCGGTGGGTCCCGGTGGGTCCCGGTGGGTCCCGGTGGGTCCCGGTGGGTCCCGGTGGGTCCCGGTGCTGCAAGCGGCCCCTCCGCGCCTCGGGCCGTGCTCTGAGGGCAGCGCAGCCACGGGTGGCGCTTTGTCGTTGCAGGTGCTGGGCAGAAGGGCAGGCGCCTGCTGGCCTCAGGATGTCTGTCAGCAGCGATGAGGAGATTCTGAAGTACTACGAGTTGCGCGAAACGATTGGGACGGGTAGGAGCGATCTCTGAACAAAGGCGCCTGCCTGCTGTCTGCCTGAGTACAGAGTGACTTCAAGCCCGTGAATTTTGGAGCACAATTCTGAAGCTAGTTGGCAGCCCGTAACTCAAATCGCCTCTTCCTCTGATGAAGGCATTGCACACAATTCGTGCTGCGTACTCTGCTCTACAAGCGGGATTAAAAGGATGAACGCATGTTATCATGCTGAGCTTTAAACGGCTGTGTTTTCACTTTTAGGTGGGTTTGCGAAGGTAAAGCTTGGACGACATCTTCTTACCGGTGAAAAAGTTGCAATAAAAATCATGGACAAGCTTGCTCTAGGGGTAAGTCAAAAGCATGTAACATTTGATAGCATCATCTGTTTCTTGTGCAGTTCTCAAGAGCAAAGGGGTGCGGTACATAAAGATGCTGCCTACTAGCCCTGCTGCCTTTTAAAGGATGCTGCAGAGTTCAAGGAATGTTAACAAAGCACCGGAAACGTTGTGCCTTCTTGTGAAGTGCGCAGCATTCACTCGCTGTAAAATGGAGGAAGTTGAAAATTATTACaataattcaaacaaaatgCTGATGAAAACACTAGATATTTTATGTCTTCAGGTTTTGCTGATCAGAATTATATAGGGGGAATGGAAGAGCTGTAGATGAGTTGATGTTGAATCGTATGCTGTCAGAAACGTGCTGTGAAATTTTGACTTCTGCAATAGTTTGCAGTTTACTGTTGTAAGTAGTCACCAAATTCATACCTTATGTTCATGGTCTCTTAGGATGACTTGCCTCgtgttaaaacagaaattgatGCCATGAAGAATTTAAGTCACCAACATATTTGCCGGTTGTATCATGTAATAGAGACATCCAAGAAAATATTCATGGTCTTAGAGGTAAGAAACGGTGTTTCTGCCACGCTTGAGGTTACAGTACACAATCTGTCCGCTTTAGCAGTATGCGATAATATAACAGTAAAGTTGAAATGATGCATTTCTTAAGAGGTTATCTAATTGATGAGTTTGTTCAAGATTCATTACTTTAAACATTAAGCTGAAAATACATATTCTGTCTTCTCGTAAAAGCCACTCTTTGGTGTTcacaaaaagtgaaataagtTTAATTCCTACCTtgcatttcaattattttaaaatagcaccAGCAAGGTCTGTGAGACACCAGAACTCCCAAGTCATTGTCGTCTCCTGGGTGATTTGCACCACCCATGACAAGAGTGTAATGTCTTGGATACAAAATTTGAGGCAAGGGTCAGACTTCTTGGCTTGTGTGGTTTGCTGCAGTGGTGACCCATGCCAAACTTTTGGGTACTGATAAAGCAAAGGGAATATGCAGAGAGTCCTATAGCTGCTGTCCAGTGCTTTCTGTGCTCTCCTTGGTACTTAGACTTCCTGGTTATGCTCTAAACATATTCTCTTTTGCGCTTTACCTTCTTATTGCAGTATTGTCCTGGAGGAGAGCTGTTTGATTACATTATTTCCAAGGACCGTCTTTCAGAAGAAGAAGCTCGTGTATTTTTTCGGCAGATTGTTTCAGCAATTGCTTATGTTCACAGTAAGGGATATGCCCACAGGGACCTCAAACCAGTAAGCCTGAATAGTAGtcacatttctgtaaataacAAATGATCTGATGCCTTCTGGAAATGTATTGTTTCTGCTTGCTACTGTGTGCCTCAGCTGAGCTGGATGTGGCTGACCCTGAGAAGggattttcctctgaaatagAACATAGTACTgagagtactgcattcagctctgaggcctccagcacaaggacatggaagtattagaacaagtccagaggaggccacagagatgatgaagggctggagcacctctcctataaagtcaggagttggggttgttcagcctggcgaagagaaggctccagggagaccttataacaactttccaatacctaaagggggccaAAGGAAGTCTGTGGAGGGACTCTTCGTTGCGGatgtagggataggacaaggagtagtGGTTTTAAACTGAGAGTGTAGATTTCGATTAgctataaggaagaaattctttactctgaggagTGTGAcacactggaagaggttgccaagagaagctgtggattaAGACCAGGCTGGagggggctttgggcagcctggtctagcaggaggtgtccctgcctgtggcagggggagTGGAATAAGaggatctttaaggtcccttccaatgcaaaccgttctgtgattctctgcTCATGCTCTAaatgggagcagagcagagacatGGAACTAATTTGGATGTTGGTTAGGTGTTTCTGTTACGCTGTTTGTTCCAGTATGCACCTGGAGAGAGTCTTGATGGTGTCAATCTGTTGTGCACACTTATGGTTTTGTGCCTCAAGAAACAGAGTCAGATAGCTTAAATGAAGGATACGTATAGAGAGGGTGCAGAATAAGATGCACGCTACTGGCCCCATCCTATAGCTTCTCTGTCTTTGCAGATTAAGCATTGTTTTAGTGGTTGGAAGATTTGAGTGTTTCTCCACAAATTGGATAGAACTTTACATTTTTTAGAGATGCTGATAtctctgagaaaaacaaacccttGGAGCTCAGGCAATTTCCCAGACAGCTGATGAGATCTTTGTCTCCAAAGAgcttttctgcaaaaaaaagaaagctctgtTTGTGCCTTTTGCAAGGAATTGGCTTCTAGACAATGAGCTGGTGAATCCGGAGGAGGATACGGTAACTTGGCTTGGAAGCGACTGCAGCAGTTTCTGCTTGAACctgctgctcaaagcagagTCAGACGCAGTGTCTGAGGGCTTTATCCCGTGCCATCTCCAAGCCCTAGTACAAGAAAAGGTGGTTCCTTGGATGCTCAGCTGAAAAGCATTacttgctgctttctctttcaccAGGAAAATCTGCTGATTGACGAGGAACATAATCTGAAGCTGATAGACCTTGGGCTCTGTGCAAAGCCAAAGGTAAGAGTATCTGCTCGATCCAATACTATGTGCACCCAAGAAATGCATGTTTGACCACAGAATGCAATGCAGTGACTTGCCCAAACACCCTAAAGTAAAGCCATTGATGTGGTTGGGATGCAATTACTGCTTCCTTGGAAGGGACTGAACTGCGCAAGAGAACAGTTAACAGCTgtggctctgagcagcctgttaaATCGTTTTCTCCATGTAGACTTGATATTTTTGTAATCTAAGGCAGAGATCATCTGGTATGTACAGCACCTTCTGTCTCATACAAGGGCCCGTAATATCAGGTTGGCATGCACTTTTCCTTCATGCATTTTTCACCTGTGTATGTCTTTCTTCAAAAGATTTTTGTGGAGATGGATATTGTGGATAGAACCAACAAGTTTATACAGGTGACAGATGCAGAtcctctgtttctgtgtgtttgtccTGAATTGTTTCTTGATCCTAGAACCAGTTTTGGGGAGCcttttctgtttgcctttttaACATGCAAGGTGGGTGCTGGTGAGGATCAATGTAACAAGGAGACAGTTTTAGGGATTTCAAGGGAGTTATTCACCCTCAGATTGTTTTGTTTGACTCAATAGAGCAAGTTAGAGCATCATGCTGGTAATCAGGACCAACAGAGCATCAGTTCAGTGGAATAACATCATCTTATTGTGATCTGTGTAGAAGACAGTGCATGTGAAATAATAACACGGTTTTGATAAGAAAGTGTTTTATCAGGGGGTCTTTGAAAAGTTATTGCATTAAATATTGTCATAAATAACCATCTAGCCTCATGCTCAGTAGCTCTTAGATCACTTCGTCACAGGTTTGTATCTCTTATCTGCATGTTTGCACAAGGAATTCATCTTAATACATGAGGAGCTAAGGAAAAGAATGCATCTTGCCAAGGAACATAGATAAAGGAGCAGTTTGGGATCAGAACATGTTTGTGGTTTTAGATGTTTATGGTCTTAGACTATTTGCTTAGTAAATTCATAAGTtacaacaaagcaaaataaaaggtgaaCATAGATGCATTGCAGAAAAAGAGGGAGCCTCTGAGGCTTCTACTGTGTCATTACTAGATGACATAAAGCGTGTTAGAGCCAAGGCTTCAGTGTGATTATTCCGATTTCTGTGTTATTCTAGGGAGGCCTTGATTACCATCTGAACACCTGCTGTGGAAGCCCAGCGTATGCAGCGCCGGAGCTGATTCAGGGCAAAGCATATATTGGATCAGAGGTATGTAGCAGAGTTgtagtatgtgatttttttttttaatttttttttttctcctctggtgCCCTGTTTGTAAAGGCAGTGAAGTTGGGGTATGCTCACTTGGTTTCCCTCCTGAATGCCCCTGGACAGCATTACTTTGGTACTTCCCACAGCTGCCTCAACTAGCCTTAGCAGTCGCAGACTCAAACAGTACTGTTGGCCACAGGTCAGGTAGCTGGCTGGTTTATCTCTGGCTAATCCTTACCTACCTCTACCAGTTGCTCCATCTTTTAGTGCCCTACAAAACAGTAACGTTCTTCTACTACAAAATCTTTGAAAGAGCACTGTCCTCTGTCAATTACTCCTCACTTGTCACAAATTTTTGTGCAATCTCAAAGTTTTAATGATTCGTCAGGCTTTTCTTTAGCTTGCAAGTTGTGCATGAAGACTTGGTCCCTTTTTGTTGCACAATGTTATAAAAAACAGGGcgcagaaaatgtgaaaaggtTTCTCAGCTTTGATTTCATACCTGAAACTCTGGGCCTACTTGCAATTTGCACTTGTTAATCTATCCAAAATGCTGTAATGGGAATCCCTTCAAGCTTCTTAAGTTGCTTTGCTATTAGGATGGAGTCAGTCTTTTGTTTGCTCTCACAGCTTTGCACTGCTGTTGTTGGCCTCTgattcttgctgctttttttttttttttttaaacaagatgaGCCTACTCTTCATGAAGTGTGTGGGGACTTTGCCAAGGGCGGACAATATGGTCTGTCATGAAGCCCTTTTGGATACATCTGCTTTGTGAACATCTAcgcacttttattttttaggcaGATATTTGGAGCATGGGTGTACTGCTGTATGCTCTGCTGTGTGGCTTTCTCCCTTTTGATGATGACAACGTCATGGCAGTCTACAGAGGATAATGGTAGGTATTGGTTGTGCTAGGAGGGACATGGCTGAGTGTTGCAAGAGGTTTGCTTTTCTGGTGACAGAACCTGCTAGGCTTTGCCTAAGGCAAAATGGACTTTGTGCTGAATTTTgtccctttctgctgctcttcctaGCATTTTGTGCATTTCTTCCATTGGCCTTCCCGGTACACTAGCCTGGTGCAACTGGTGGATGATAGCAAGCGGAGTTTCAGAAGAAGAATTTTCTTGTCAATGGGCtggatttttggggggggatccTTCATCTGCCTTCTCCATATGCTGTGACAGAACCGTACATCTGCCATTGGATTTTCCAAGACTGACTGTTCTTGAATACCAGCTATTCTCCTCTCTGGGAAGGGCAGGATTCTGCCACCGCTATTGAGATTTCCTCCTCCAGAATGAGCATGCAAAGAGCTTTCTTCCATTTGATGCTTTTCCTGAAGGGGGCTGAAACCTAGGTGCAGCATTGTAGATGTCATCCAACAAGAGCTGAGCAGAGGGCTCAGCCC harbors:
- the LOC137848608 gene encoding maternal embryonic leucine zipper kinase-like isoform X2 → MSVSSDEEILKYYELRETIGTGGFAKVKLGRHLLTGEKVAIKIMDKLALGDDLPRVKTEIDAMKNLSHQHICRLYHVIETSKKIFMVLEYCPGGELFDYIISKDRLSEEEARVFFRQIVSAIAYVHSKGYAHRDLKPENLLIDEEHNLKLIDLGLCAKPKGGLDYHLNTCCGSPAYAAPELIQGKAYIGSEADIWSMGVLLYALLCGFLPFDDDNVMAVYRG
- the LOC137848608 gene encoding maternal embryonic leucine zipper kinase-like isoform X1 encodes the protein MATAAPGAVAERCWAEGQAPAGLRMSVSSDEEILKYYELRETIGTGGFAKVKLGRHLLTGEKVAIKIMDKLALGDDLPRVKTEIDAMKNLSHQHICRLYHVIETSKKIFMVLEYCPGGELFDYIISKDRLSEEEARVFFRQIVSAIAYVHSKGYAHRDLKPENLLIDEEHNLKLIDLGLCAKPKGGLDYHLNTCCGSPAYAAPELIQGKAYIGSEADIWSMGVLLYALLCGFLPFDDDNVMAVYRG